In the genome of Fulvivirga maritima, one region contains:
- the dapA gene encoding 4-hydroxy-tetrahydrodipicolinate synthase, which yields MSKLYGTGVALVTPFDKEDNVDYQSYKRLLSYTAKQGVDYYVVLGTTGEGSTISLADKAKILDFTKENNEDKLPIVYGIGVNDTNATLKITKETDLSGVDAILSVSPYYSKPSQEGIFQHYIKIADASPVPVILYNVPGRTGSNMSAETILRLAEHENIIGVKDASGNMEQALNICKYKPEDFMLISGDDMLTVPLYSIGGSGVISVLANAFSNIFHNIKVAVTEGDFSKASKEAFKLLEINPHMYSESSPVGIKQLLAELGICENYVRLPLVPASEQLKEVIAKRLTEIQAVTV from the coding sequence ATGTCTAAATTATATGGAACGGGGGTAGCACTTGTTACTCCTTTTGATAAAGAAGATAACGTAGATTACCAAAGCTATAAAAGACTGCTGTCTTACACCGCTAAGCAAGGAGTAGACTATTATGTTGTTTTAGGTACTACAGGAGAAGGTTCCACCATATCACTGGCAGACAAGGCCAAAATATTAGACTTCACTAAGGAAAACAATGAAGATAAACTTCCTATAGTTTATGGTATCGGCGTTAATGATACTAATGCTACACTGAAAATCACTAAAGAAACTGATCTTTCAGGAGTAGATGCCATTCTTTCTGTAAGTCCTTATTACAGCAAACCTTCACAAGAAGGCATATTTCAGCATTACATTAAAATAGCTGATGCCAGTCCTGTACCGGTTATTCTTTATAACGTTCCTGGAAGAACAGGCTCAAATATGTCTGCTGAGACTATCTTGAGACTTGCTGAGCATGAAAATATCATTGGTGTTAAAGATGCTTCAGGTAATATGGAGCAAGCACTAAATATCTGTAAATATAAGCCTGAAGACTTCATGCTGATCTCTGGTGATGACATGCTTACGGTACCTTTATATTCTATAGGTGGATCAGGCGTTATTTCGGTTTTGGCCAATGCCTTTTCTAATATCTTCCATAACATTAAAGTAGCTGTAACTGAAGGAGACTTCAGCAAAGCCTCTAAAGAAGCCTTTAAGCTATTAGAAATTAACCCTCACATGTATAGCGAAAGCAGTCCGGTGGGCATTAAACAATTATTGGCTGAATTAGGTATTTGTGAAAACTATGTAAGGCTTCCTCTTGTACCTGCTTCTGAGCAATTAAAAGAAGTAATAGCCAAAAGATTAACTGAAATACAAGCAGTAACAGTATAA